Within Bacillus sp. FJAT-45350, the genomic segment TATTCGACCTTCACGTTTCCCCAATTATAATCATTAAAATGAAGAGCAGTTTTATGGTGGTCAATTAATTTAGCCTGTCCTCCTTTGAGAACAAAATCATTAATACGCTTTTCATTATTCTTATTTACAGATAGGTCAGTAATTAATAAGTAGTCATCCTTATTCCCCTTTTCGAGGAAGCGTTCTACTTGAAAATCTAATCCTGTAACTGAGTTATAGCGAATATCAACATTATCGCCAAACGCTAGTTTCGCAACAATACCACAACCTACACCATCAAGGTCATTATGTGTAAATAATCGATACATAAGTAAGTCCCCTTTGCCGTTTTCTAGTGATAGTATGTGTAGGTTATCGCAAATTATCGTAAATGGTTACCTTGCTTTTGTTAAATAGGCCGTGATAATATGGTATTTGCTTATTTTTGTAGCGTATGGAATCAGATGAATTAAGAATTAACGTTTCAATTTCGTCTTGAACAGTACCAAAACAAGAATAGTAATACAACTGTGGAAGAGAAATTTCCACACTAGGAGGATTTTCATTATGTTAGAAGGAAAAGTTAAATGGTTCAATGCAGAAAAAGGTTTCGGTTTCATCGAAGTTGAAGGACAAGAGGACATATTTGTTCACTTCTCTGCTATTCAAGGCGAAGGTTTCAAAGCTTTAGAAGAAGGTCAATCAGTTACATTTGAAATCGTTGAAGGTGCTCGTGGACCACAAGCAGCTAACGTTCAAAAGTAATTATATATAATGGGTGAGGAATTCGTTCCTCACCCATTTTTCATTTCTAAAAAAACGTTAGAATAATTTCAAAAAATTAACATAAGCTAATAAAGTATGAAAATTACAGCGCTTGTTTTATACATAATGTACACATAATAAGTAGTTCAAGCGTAATGGTGGTAAGTGGATTTTGTAGCAAAAAAAATCATTGACAACACTTTAATAAGAATGATAAAATTGAAAATTTGATAATTCTTATCAAATATGTTATAATGATTTTAAGACTCAAGTTGGGAGGCTAGCTATGTTTGAAATTGGTGATAAGGTTGTTTATCCGATGTATGGTGCCGGTATTATAAAGGACATCGAAGAAAAGGAAATTCTTGGTGAGAAACAGCAATATTATATCTTTAATATGACTCATAGTAATATGGAAGTGTCTATTCCAATGGGCAATTCATCAAACTTAGGAATCAGAGAAGTTGTTGATGATGAAACAATCGAGAATGTCCTTTCTGTTTTTACTGATGGCGAGCCTGATATGACTGTGAATAGACATCAGCGTTACCACAGTAATATGAAACGTATGAAGAGTGGTGACATTCAAGAAGTCGCTCATGTTATTCGTGATCTAATGATGCTTAGTAAAGATAAAAAAATTGGAACTGAAGACAAAAACATGCTAGATAACGCCCTTCAGATACTTACAAGTGAACTGATTCTTGTTAAAGAAATTACGCAAGAAGAAGCTACGGAGCTTATCAATGAGGTAATGAATAAAGTAGAAGAATAAAAAGAGCTTTTGCACTTTTTAAAATTTACTTTTAATGTAATCCAGTTGGATGAAGAAAGCCACCCGAAATGGGTGGCTTTCTTCATCCTGTTTCCATTCATATAACACTGTTACTGACCTTTCTTTTCACCATTTCCTTGAGGCCCATTTCCACGTTCACCAGGAGAAGCTGGTTTATTTGGTTGATTGCTATTTCCTTGTTGATGTGGTGTTTGTGGCTTATTAGGTTGATTGCTATTCCCTCGTTCATGTGGTGTTTGTGGCTTTTCTAGCTTCTTTCCATTTCCTCGCTCATCATTAGGCGTAGTAGGATTATTTGAATGTCCACGTTCACTTGGATTCACTCCATTTCCCCTCTCTGGAGTAGCAGGCTTCCCTATACCGTTTCCATTCTCCTTCTTCTCTGCTTGATTAGTTTTTTCACTTGCAGGAGTTGGAACATTCTTTGGTGGACCATTTCCGTTGTTAGCATTTGAATTCGGATTCGGTATTTGTTTCTCCTTATCGACATTCTTTCCTGGAGCAATCTTTGACGGGTGATTATCAACTTTCTCGTTATTTCTCTTGTTGTTCATTGCATCATTTTTCTTCTTCTCTTTTTCAAGGTGCTTCATCTCACGAATGCTTTTATCTTTGACTTCTGAAATGTCGGTAATTACACCTTTCTCTTTAAATTCTTTGTATAGTGAATACTGATTCACGGATGGTAGTATTGCTTTGGCTTCCTCATAGAACTTTTCACTTTCAACAGATGTAGTTAATTGAACTGATTGATTGTTTTGTTCTGCTGTTTCTTTTAATACATTTTCAATGTCTAGTACATCGAGAGTTTCAGTAACTAAAGGAATGATGGTTGTTGAAACTAACGCTGTTTCGTCTTCAGCAATATACCCTAATTCAATTGAATGTATTAATACCTCTTCAAGTATATTTGTTATAGTCATTTTATTTTGGTTCAGGTGCTCAATTAGCCTTTCCCCATCAAGATTTTGCGCCTCTATTGAAAGTATTTGATGATCTTTATTTGCCTTTATTTCGATACTTGGATTAATATCTACAGCAACAATATAAGCAGCATTACTATCAGTAAAAGGTAAGAATAGGTAAGAAATAATAGCAAGAATAAACACTGCTGCAATAGAAGCGTATTTTACTGATGATATTTTTGACTTTGTCTGCTCTGTGTAAGCTAATGATTCACCAAGAACAGGCACTTCATCATTACTAGTTCGGGGCAAGTTCTTAAAAGTCCCATCTTCTGTAATAATCGTCGTTACGTTTTCACTAACACTGACAACTGTCCCTTTTTTTACGATTTTCATCACGGACTCCCCTCCTCTTTTTATGTTTTTTGAATATATTGAGATAAATGGATCCAATTTGGATGAAGGGTCAGGAGTATTAACGTAATTAAATACTTACGATATCGTTCTAACGTTTTAGGTCTATAGTTATGTTTTTTACAGAAGGCAGTGACTGGTAATCGTTTTTTTGTTAGGAACAGATCTACACATTCTTGATCTTGACTTAAAACTGAAGCAATTTCCTTTAGGTTTTCACGAGTATCTTTATGCTTGGGACAAAACTGCTCAAGTTCATCAAAAGCAATTGAAAAACCTTGTAATGCTAGATTTAATTCGAGTATTTCCTCTACTAGTTCACTAGTTTGTACAGATTGTTTAAATGATTCAATGGACTTATTAGCTTCCATTTCATTTAACGTGATGTCATCATCATTGATATTTTGGTTTAATGAAAGATGATGCTCTCTTTTTTCGCGACGATAAAAATCAATCAGATCTCTTTTTATTAAAAGATAGACATAATTTAGAAACTTTCTACCTCCGTTTTTATCAAATGTGTCAATGGCACGATTGAAAGCTAGTAAACCAATGCTAGCTTCTTCATCGCTCCATGTACGATACTCACGACATATATGACCTACTGTATTAATAATATATGGTCGATAATGTCTAATTAATTGTTCTCGAACTAACTCATTACCCTTTTTCGCATCTTCTAGTTGATTAACTAATTCTACTTGATCCATGTCAATTACACCTACTTATCACATTCCAAACACGCTCTTTAAGCATACTTTATCTTATAAGGTTGGTAAATAAACGATAAGGAATAGGCAATAACTCCCTTGAACTGGAATTATTGCCCTTTAAAAATGGTGCATTTATGGTCTATTACTATTTCGTCCATTTCCATTTTGGGAAGGGTGATTTTCTCCCTTAGCTCTTGCTTGTTTTGCTCTTTCTTGACCTTTACTCTTACCGTTATTTGCTCTTTCACTTGCATGTTGCCTAGCTTGAGCAGCTTTTTCATTACCTTTTACTTTTGTAGGTGAAGCAATTATTTCTTTTGCTTCTTCTTCTACTTGCTCTTCCTTCTCTTCAACTTGATTAGTTCCAACTGTATATTCTAGTTTAAGTGATGCTGTTTCTTCTTTATGTTCTTTTATTACTTGATTTTCGTTATGTTCAGTTTCTTCTACCTCAGACTCTACTTTACTCTCTTCTTCCATTTTAATGCGTAGTGCTTTTTTCATTTCTACTCGAAGTTTTGCTTCCGCACGTTTTTCCATTGCTCTTTCTTGATTAGCAAGTGCTCTTCTAATACCTGCCTTTGCTTGCTCTGGTAAGTTCTCCCTTTCAAGTAATACAAGAAGGTTATTTCCACGGTTTGAATGATGAAGTACTACTTCCTCTTCAATCTCAGTAATGTCCTCTCCATTTTCTTCAGCTTCATCAAGCTTTTTCTCTATTTCTTCTATATTTTCTTGAATATGCTCTATAATTCTATTAGCTAAGTCAGGATCAACTACCTCATTTTCTTCAATCTCTAACATACGCTTATTCGCATTTTCTAGTAAAATATCAATCTTTTCTTCCCAATCTTCTGTATACTCATACTTAACTTTTTCAATCGCATGAATTAATTCATATAATGGAGAATTAGGGTCATTCACATAGGTTGTTTCTTGCTCCTCAGCGCTTGCCGTACCAACAACTAAAATTGAACTTAACATAACACAAATTGTAAAACGTTTCATAATAATATCTTCCTTCCAGTATGTTTTTGAAAATGATTTATATAAAAGGACTTTACCCTCCTATTATTAGATTTTATTTGAATTCCATTATGATACCTTGGTTTTGTTCATATTCATGTAAAGGTGTGATGAGTGTAAATATCGTTGTTTTTCCGTCTACCTGTTCTGTAAAAATATCTGTTCTAACACTATCTTTCCTGTCGGTCTGATAAGCTAGATGGTTCTTTGTCTGTTCGATTACGATAACATTCCCAGCACTTCGTAGTAATTCTTCCTGTATAGAGATAATCGCTTTATCAGTTTCTATTACTGAGAAAACCCCTTTTACATTTTGTTTTTCATGAATGATTGAAATTGTTGGTGGATTAGCACTTATTTCCTTCTCGATCGACCAACCTTGCATTTCGTTTAGCTTTTCATATAATGACATCGTTTCTACTTCAACTAGTTGGACAACAGGCTTCTTTTCCTCGACTTCATAAGAGGAATGTACCACATCCTTTGCACAACCAGTGCTTAGTAATAACGTAAATGCTGCTCCGATTAGGACAAATCCCTTATTCATATGTCTATCACCTCACAAGTAACTTGCTCATTTATGTACCTACTAATCTATACGACTAGCGTTTTGTTTTTTAGGGGGAAAATGAAAAAAACTCACCCTACTACTTAAGTAAGATGAGTGAATCACGTTATTTTTTTAGATTTAATTTGGCTAATGCTTCTGCTAATGCTGGGTTAAATGGTTCTTCATCTGTATTTGGTTGTTTCTTTAAATATTTATTTACATCTCTTTTAGATGCTTTGCTTCCTTTTTCCTTTTCTTTTCTTGCATTAAAACTAGATAGCTTTTCTCTATGTCCACATACACATGCAAAGGTTTGTCCTTCTCCTTCACCTCTTAATTCAAGCTTCTTTTTACACTTCGGACATCTAGCGTTTGTAACTTTTGATTTTCCTTTACGGTAGCCACATTCTCTGTCCTGACAAACAAGCATTTTTCCCTTTTTTGAGCTAACTTCGAGTAAGAGTTTGCTACATTCAGGACATTTTGTTCCAGTAACATTATCATGTTTAAATTTCTTTTCACTATTTTTAATCTGATGAACTACTGTTTTTGCATAACTCTTCATTTCTTGTATAAAGGTATCTTTGTTTAATGTTCCTTTTGAAATAGCTTCAAGCTTTTGTTCCAATTCAGCTGTTAATGAAGGTGAGCGTAAATCTTCAGGTACTAGTTCTAATAATTGCTTTCCTTTCGACGTAACAAAAATATCTTTGCCTCTTTTTTCAATTAAGAAGCTGTTAAAAAGCTTTTCAATGATATCAGCACGAGTAGCTACTGTTCCAAGTCCACCTGTTTGCCCGATTGTTTGAATAAGGCTTTTGTCTTCATTCGCCATGTACTTAGCTGGGTTTTCCATAGCTGATAGGAGTGTTCCTTCATTAAATGGAGCTGGTGGTTGTGTTGACCCTTTTGTTTGAGTTATTGACGTTATTGAAAGCTTGTCTCCTTTAGATATTACTGGCAGCGTCTGATTGACATCAGTACTGTTTTCATCTTCTTCAAACTGATTGTCATAGACTTCTTTCCAGCCTTGTGATAGGACAATCTTTCCCTTAGCGATAAACGTTTCATTATTTATAGATGTAGTAATACTAGTTTGCTCATATTCATGAGGTGGATAAAGTACGGCTAAAAACCGTTTGACAACTAAGTCATATATTTTACGTTCCTTATCGCTAAATGCTCTGAGACTTGGTTGGTCTTCAGTCGGTATAATTGCATGATGGTCTGATACTTTACTATTGTCAACAAAGGATTTCACTGGTTTGATTGGTTGATTGACTAGTATACCAGCGAGTTTTACATATGGCCCTACCGAAATTGCTCGTAGACGGTCCTTTATTGTATCGACAATATCAGTCGATAGGTGT encodes:
- a CDS encoding cold-shock protein gives rise to the protein MLEGKVKWFNAEKGFGFIEVEGQEDIFVHFSAIQGEGFKALEEGQSVTFEIVEGARGPQAANVQK
- a CDS encoding CarD family transcriptional regulator, which gives rise to MFEIGDKVVYPMYGAGIIKDIEEKEILGEKQQYYIFNMTHSNMEVSIPMGNSSNLGIREVVDDETIENVLSVFTDGEPDMTVNRHQRYHSNMKRMKSGDIQEVAHVIRDLMMLSKDKKIGTEDKNMLDNALQILTSELILVKEITQEEATELINEVMNKVEE
- a CDS encoding proline-rich domain-containing protein, encoding MKIVKKGTVVSVSENVTTIITEDGTFKNLPRTSNDEVPVLGESLAYTEQTKSKISSVKYASIAAVFILAIISYLFLPFTDSNAAYIVAVDINPSIEIKANKDHQILSIEAQNLDGERLIEHLNQNKMTITNILEEVLIHSIELGYIAEDETALVSTTIIPLVTETLDVLDIENVLKETAEQNNQSVQLTTSVESEKFYEEAKAILPSVNQYSLYKEFKEKGVITDISEVKDKSIREMKHLEKEKKKNDAMNNKRNNEKVDNHPSKIAPGKNVDKEKQIPNPNSNANNGNGPPKNVPTPASEKTNQAEKKENGNGIGKPATPERGNGVNPSERGHSNNPTTPNDERGNGKKLEKPQTPHERGNSNQPNKPQTPHQQGNSNQPNKPASPGERGNGPQGNGEKKGQ
- the sigI gene encoding RNA polymerase sigma-I factor, which encodes MDQVELVNQLEDAKKGNELVREQLIRHYRPYIINTVGHICREYRTWSDEEASIGLLAFNRAIDTFDKNGGRKFLNYVYLLIKRDLIDFYRREKREHHLSLNQNINDDDITLNEMEANKSIESFKQSVQTSELVEEILELNLALQGFSIAFDELEQFCPKHKDTRENLKEIASVLSQDQECVDLFLTKKRLPVTAFCKKHNYRPKTLERYRKYLITLILLTLHPNWIHLSQYIQKT
- a CDS encoding DUF5667 domain-containing protein — protein: MKRFTICVMLSSILVVGTASAEEQETTYVNDPNSPLYELIHAIEKVKYEYTEDWEEKIDILLENANKRMLEIEENEVVDPDLANRIIEHIQENIEEIEKKLDEAEENGEDITEIEEEVVLHHSNRGNNLLVLLERENLPEQAKAGIRRALANQERAMEKRAEAKLRVEMKKALRIKMEEESKVESEVEETEHNENQVIKEHKEETASLKLEYTVGTNQVEEKEEQVEEEAKEIIASPTKVKGNEKAAQARQHASERANNGKSKGQERAKQARAKGENHPSQNGNGRNSNRP